The Eleginops maclovinus isolate JMC-PN-2008 ecotype Puerto Natales chromosome 10, JC_Emac_rtc_rv5, whole genome shotgun sequence nucleotide sequence AGTTTGGACAATGGCAGTTGTAGCGCGCCAGCTCCTGCATGATAAAGAGTGGAGGAAAGCTGGGCGGCTGTTGCTAGGGTCGCGGGGTGCAGCAACTTTCTTTGTCCCAGGTTAGAGGGGGAGGGCCTGGATCCTGGGGTCAGGTTACCCGCACTACCAggaacaagtgtgtgtgtgtgtgtgtgtgcgtgtgcgtgcgtgcgtgcgtgcgcgcgcatACACTCTGGTTCTATTGTCCGGCAGCTGCCGCCATcgcccctcctctctctgcctctgaggATGCATACTAGAGGGGCTTTAAATTTAAAGACATTCTATATACACCCCCACAAATCTCGGAGTCTTTCTGGGCTGTCACTCAGcacccctctccctctcttccctgcACCACTTGAAAAGCAAAAAGTACAGGAATGTGCTGCCTGAATTGTGTTGTCAGATCGCTTTTCATTGGGCCAGCTGGCTCTCCCCACCAAGACACACATGCTCACTCACATTTCTATACTTACCCAAACAGAAACACTCTGCACAGCACAGATACTAGAGGCCGGACAAGAGGTCACCCTGCATCTGCGCCTCATGATGAAGGTGTTTGGTGTGTGAGGCTATTTGGAGGGCAAATGACAGGCCTTCGGGATCAACATATGCATGCTCGCATTTACATGGAATCCATAACGGAGTTCCCCCTAGCAGACGGTCAGCTGCTACATACTGAATTCCACTACAGATGGGGGAGAAGAGAAGGGGATGAGTTTCATTTCTGCAGCTGTCATTACAACATTTAATCACAAAGGCTGCTTCTAAAAGCCATGACTCCGGGTTCCTGCTCCATGTCGAGTTGTTTAATTGTGTTTAGTGAACTGCTAAGCCCTTGTTACGTGAAAATTGAGCCCGGAATGTGATTTTACTGCACTAAATAGGACACGTTAGAATTTGTTTTGTCTCACATTGAGCACGACAGCCTTTTAAAGAGTCAGTTCACCCAAATTACAGAAACATGCTTCCTCAACCCACTCTACTGAAACTAATTCTCACAAATACATAACAGGCAGATCGTTTTTGTTGCCACCAGTAACAACATTATACTTCATTGTTCTACGTAAACAACGTAACTAACCTGCGGCCCGCTTGTCTTGATTTCCCAGTCAGGAGCAGAGTGAGGACTACCTGGCTCTGTTTGACAGCAGCTCAGATGGACGCAAGAAACTGGCCAGCCTCAGCAAAGCCTCACCGGATAGAACCACATGGAATATCCTGGTAATTGACATCAACCACTCATCACCCCCCCTCGATTTAATATAAGTTTTGACAATCATATTATCTATACTTAGTTCAAAGGTATATCCAGTTGTATATCGAGTATATCCTGTATTAGGGGTGTTGCGATAAACCGACTTTTGCGATAACcttgatatttgaaaaaataagaatgttcatgttaaaatacaaatgcCGTGTGATTATGTTGTCTAACTAACCCAGCACCTTTTAACTTCACTTCCATTTATTTCCGTACATTTTCCTCCATCTCCCCAGTGAAATTAATTTGCCATTAAAAACGACACACAACAAACTAAGCTAAAGGGGAATTTGACAGAAagcattatgtttttattgttctaTAGAAATCCTAAtaaaattgttttattgatCCTTGTGGTCATAAAAATGCCCTGCAAATTTCTTAAATTGATCAGAATATAATAATCAGAAATATACAGAAATTTGCCACATAATTGAAGTTTTTTCAATGATTTCAAATAGATAACCAATCTGTCCCAACCAATTGATTCTTTAAAACTTCAAAATCAAAACCAATATCCTCTAAATCGGCCCACAAGGAGATGAAACATAGCCACTTTCTGATTAAAACTGCCATCTTGGATTCTTAAGGACtaagaaatggattcagcatccttaATAACTCCCGGAACTTctcaaatattttccaaattgGCCAAGCCATTGTTGAAAAGGGATCCATAATGATAGATGATTTAGCTATGTATTGCAAATAAACGCAACTTATACTAATTGTGCAAATTCCCCAACACATGCAAGTAATCATCTGGCTGTTGCTAAATGCTGGATACCCCTGTTATACATCAAACCTTGGGGTAATCCACATTTCCAGGGTTAACATGCTGGCAATTGGCTATTATGGGACAGCCCTATTCAGAATCAAAGAGTTGTTACCAGATATCAATTTCAACTGTGTCAAAGGTTTCTATAATTTATTGGGTAATAAGTGTGTATTCCTTGCTTTAAGGATGATCAGCCCAGAACATTCCCCCTGCCCTCGAGCTCCCGCAGCACTGACGGTGTGGTCTCTCCCACCGGCCCGAAGAGAAGAGAGCCGGGCATCACTCTGGCTGCCACCTTCACTGCCAACAACAGGTGGGCAGcgtctctgacacacactcacaaaaacacacaaacaaaaacacagtgcaGGTAGTCCACGGGTCCGGTGACTACCTGCACTGCTGCATTCTGGATTTCTAGCTGCTTCTCATGTTTCATACCTGTTGATCATGGCAGCTGATACTGCCTTCAGGAattcctcccacacactgaggaCTTCTTCTTTCATGGAAATTGTGTGCATAGGCTCAGTTTGTGATAGGCGTGAAGTATTTGTGTCAAAGTATGTACGGTATCAGTTACTTTCATGCCTTAGGAGGGTGAAGTCAAAAAAAGGGGCAGTGGCATTCCCAAGTACTTTTTCTCACGTACAGTGTCATGGAGGGTGTcataatgcctttttttttgtctttcaggagCAACAAGGGAGCTGTGGGGAACTCTGTCACCACCATCTTACACAACAACTACTCTGAGATACCCCTCACACCGAAGAGCTCCAACCAGAGGCCGTCCTTTAAGTATGAACTCAAACTCACATTGCTTGCCTCATATGTGTTTGGAGATTTTATCCAATGTGTTGAGCTGATAAAGTATTATATCAGTAATATAAGTGACGGTGATATGGTGTTTTATTAAATCTCTTGAATGTTGTTTATGTGAACAGAATTGCTACCTTATATCTCTCATGTCTGAGGTTTACATTATTATGATCTcacttaatttgttttgttaatatACTATTGTCTAAGTATAGTGGTTTCAGAAATTGGAGCGTTATTGAATGATGAGAAATTTCAGAAAGATGGACAAACCTGTACTGAATATCTGCTCAAAGTTAGATTACAATCTTGTTTTTCAGAATATTAAGCATATTTTGCTTTGGTGAGACAGctttcagttattatgctccgGGCCTGTTGAGCCGTCTGCCTGAGGATGCGAGAGTTACTGGAAATGTTGAAATCTGTAAAccttacctttaaaaaaaacctaccTGTTCTGCCCAACCTGAATAATAATGGCTTTTTTTACAtgattttgttgtatttaaggaatagttttgttttgtttttaactacTATTGCTTTGCTAATGTCCATTATTTCATTGGTCTCTAGGTAGTTAAAttgaattgtctttttgtttttacagcccACACTTGTCCGATGTTCTCGGTCCCTGCCTGTCAGTTATCTGTATGAAAGGTGCCATTCCAATTAAGTTTGATTGAGTGATCATTTTTTCGTCTTTCAGCAATATCCTGAAGGCCACAGCAAACGATGAGGTGTTACAAGACAACAGCTCCTTGACAAAGTCCCAGAAGAATTTCTCTTCAACTGCCTCCACCTCAAACAACAACTCTCCAGCGTCGGCCCAGGGGGGCAGCCCCATCACACCCCGACGGAGGGAGGCCACTGAAGAAGAGGCCGAGAGGTCAGACCCACTACAATGAGTGTTGTTCTATAGATGCTGTTATTAGTCATGACACTTATGGCTGTCTCTTGTACTTGAAGGTTTATTCAGCAGGTGAATCAGGCAGCAGTCACTATACAGCGCTGGTACAGGATCAATGCCAAGAGACGACACACAAACCAGACGGCGCTCAAACGCATCCTCGCCAGTAAGAGAAAGGTATCCATCTGTGCCCCAGGCTGCCTCTATCCTCACCCTTTATTCTTCATGGCCTTAACTGggttcatctctctctctctccactgcTACTGTAATAAGAGTTACATTGTCTATGTTCTGCCCTTTTAGGAGTGGGaggagagaacagaggaggacagtcgcctggagcagcagcagaaaaggGACGAAGACAGAAAACGGATCCGAGAGGAGAAAGCTCGTCTGGCCCGCCTGGCTGCCATCCAGGTGCCcccatttgatttatttccagcTGTATTAGCGTTTCCATAAAGTGTGGTGACCTGCAagagacatatttttaaaagaatggtCAAAACTGATGTAGACTGTGATAGACTGACCTCCTGGCTACCTGGTTTAGTGAGTGCCAAAGTATTTGTCCAAACGATCAGCAATAAGGGGCTTCTGTTGACAGATCTTGCctgggaaacatttttaaaatcatgttcCCAGCATAGGTTACATAGCTTACAAAGGttctataaaacaaacaaagaaaatctgGTCTTTATTGGACATTCTCCAGTGACACTATGTAAAATAGTCTGTAGAGATTAGATTTGAGTTCATGCATTTATGACCTTCATATCtctatttaaacatttgaatcaaGCCCTTTTTCCCCTCCCCATGATTATAATGGCTTACAACATTATCTTGGGTCTCCCTCTGGTGGTGTGTgacaggagctgcagcagaaaagAGCCCAGCGGGGTACAGAGGTGCAGCATGCATCTGAGGTGGAGCAGGAGAGCCGGAGGCAGGCGGCTGTGGGCGGACGGAAAAAGCCACCCAGGATTTCTCTGACCAACAAAAGCCCAGCATCACCGAGCAACAACAGCCCGATGTCTCCCATAGATGTGAAAGCCAAGAACACAGGTCTGTGTTCCTTTAACTTCATATACATCATTCATTTGCATTCATCCTTCTTATATGATGAGATAACTCACTTTAACTTATCAGGGAAGAAATCATTCTTGTGAATGATTTGTGGATAACCAAAAGTACTGCAGAAGTTCTCCAGCAGGAGTGAAGAAGACATTAAGCTTGTAATTTGTAACACCGGCAAGTCAAAATAGGCTTAGAGGAAATCTACTTAAACATGGTAGATATAGTGGTAATGTACGAAAAGTATCAGAAAGCTtcagcacttttattttgacatttgagaCAAAGTCAGAGATGTCCTGTAACTTTCTGCAACTCGGTCTAAATAATTTaatatgtaatgttttattatggACAAGATTCCAAATGGTTTGGGCTGGCTGTCAACTATTGTTCTTGCAAATAAAGCATAACCGAATCACTGCATCTCCTATTTTGAAAATAGTTCATTGGAATTGTGtaataaatgtctttttatgtGTTTCCACAGACTCCAATTTGAATGTTGTGTCTGACTTGGAGCTAAGCTTCAGAGCCATTTCCccagctctgtccaatcacagaGACTGTCAATGTTCCCAGGTAAATAACTGTGTACCTTCACAGCTTAGCACTCAACTTCCTTCCTTCTCTACCCTTTCCTTTCTCCTTATATTATAaatcctctctgtttccctctcagGATCAGGAGGACAGAGCACAGGTAGAcctggagcagcagcaacagcagaatGACAGGAGATTAATCCGTAAAGAGAAAGCGCGTCTGGCCCGCCTAGCTGCCGCCCAAGCGAATATTTCAGAGGTTTGTACTTtgttgtacttgaataaaaggtTAAAGCAATGATTGGTCACAACTCTTGATTGACTGCTGTCTCCCTCTGGTGGTGTGttgcaggagctgcagctgagggTTGCAGAGGCTCAGCATGCAGCTGAGGTGGAGCTGGAGAGCCTGAGGCCAACAGGTGTTGTCGGACACAAAAAAACACCCAGGATTTCTCTGACGTACAAAAGCCCAGCCTCACCCAGCAACAACAGCCCAATGTCACCAATAGATGTAAAAGCTAAAAACACAGGTGGGCCTTATTAAACGCCAAAATATCCACTAAAGGTTGCAAAAAGAACCCTGTAAGAACTGTAAATGTTTCCACAGACTCCAATTTGAATGTTGTAACTGAGTTCGGGGAGCTCTCCAGCTTCAGAGCTGTTTCCCCTTCTTTGTCCAACTGCAGAGGCTCCCAGTGTTCCCAGGTAAATTATTAAAAACCTCCATCTTCCCTTTAATGATCAGAGTTATTTATAAGTAGTCCATCAGCTGAAGCAGTTATTTCGATGCTCCTGTTCTAAGCATGTTTGGTATTTCAAGGAGATCCTGCAGAGGTCGGTGAGTGTGGAGGACCAGCGGCAGGGTGCTCTGTCCAGCAGGGCTCCATCCAAAACCACGCTCAACGAGCTGCTGGACACCCTGAAGCTGCTAGAGGAGGAGCCACAGAGGCTGTCGGAGCCAAAGTGCTACAGTAAAGAGAAATACGCCTGGATAGATGAGGTGAGAACTCATCAATACAACATGTTCATAAGGTATCAGAGTGCTGACTATGAAGGTAGAAATTGTGCAAAATGCGAGAGCTTGTCAAACCTGATGTGAGCACCTGTGGAGTACAATGTGAGAACTTGGTCTAACGATAGTCATCTGCCCACCACCAGAAGTCCTATTCTTACCTATGTAGCTGACAGTAACGTGTTAGCTCCCTCCAACTATACCGCAACACTTTGGTACAGCTCCTGTTGATTTGTGCTATACAAATATAAGTAAGTTAACTTAAACTACACATTACAAATTCATAGCCCATCTATCTCTAAGTTTTACTGTTGCGTGTAAAATAGGCACACCGCATTTGTACACCGCTTCATTGGCAAACCACACTATGCAATCATTAACAATAACATTGCAATGGTTTATTGGATTGGTTCATTTTACCGTCAGTCTGTCATATGTCCCTTTCCCACAAAACCAGTTCCAGTTCTAGCTCCGTGCTAGTGCTCTTGTGGTTCTGAACCGGCTTTTCTTTTTAGTCCCAGTTGTGTTTTCACCGCCCGCAGCCCgactggtgctgcgtcatgacTTCACTGATTACGTCACTGATTTTCCCCCCAACGCCCGTTATGCCGCTcacattaacaacaacaatgagGCACTGCGTCGGGTCGATGCttgtgttgcttttaatcaTAAGAAGCCAGATCAATTAAATAACTACTTCGCCAATGTTCTTACTTCTCTCCAGAGTgccgtggttcattgtttattaaagtGGTTCAGCGGAATTTACCGCCCGCTCACGGGCGTTGGTCTGCCGTTTACTCACGGCAGCGGCTGCTGGacagtattcactgtctgactgtcacacaagcagctgatgcataccccggtcctgaatgtgtttcagtctgaattgtcGCTGTTTGGCATCACGACGCTGTTATGAAATTTTCTCTGGTATAAGATGGGTTGATTTTATCATAGCAACCGAAACTAATCTGACTGTCTTGACTTCTTGCTATCATATTGTGGCATAAACAGTTAATAAGTAAtaaggcatattttaccggcatATATTTAATTATGATTTTACTTGTGATAGTCTgacatggcaacctgtgtagcccatgtattgattcagTATGATAGCTGCTATAAtgcaaaacatgaaaatgtctgcctgctcttcacagTGATCAATAAAAGTGAACGGAATATTAGAATAAGGTaatgcttgttacaacttgtgTTTGccgtactcgccatgaactaACTATATGGGCATATGACTGTGGCTGTGTGACTGACCCGACCTTGCGCCTCGTCGTTCtaaaccccctccctcccccacatcTACAAGTGAAAATTACTTTAGGGACACATTCATTCAAGAAGTGTGGCAAAAGTCAAGGCTGCAGATTTATCGATTTATACTGCCACAGTGCAGATTTGTGAAGTTCTAATGAGGGATTTGAGAGGTTGTAATAACCAAGTTGCAGTTGTAACGGaaaatattgtgaaaaaatatatatgtttctgcaagtgtaaatgtatgcataCAAGCTCAGATTTTTTTCCTGCAAGTTCTCACATTGTACTCTACAGGTGCTCACATCAGGTTTGACAAGCTCTCGCATTTTGCACCATATCTACCTTCATAGCTGACCTTCAGCCAGAGAggaactatttatttttctctctctaagAAAGACTATATATTAGGATCCTTCCGAAGGAAGAACCGGTTTTTCAACTTAAACATGTCAATTAGAGGGATATCAATTattgattaaatgtaataaaatataatccaaactttaaaaacagaaaagtagGAAAACCTTGTGATCTCATCactaaaaacaaaagataattaaatacaaataaaattaaGTAAACAACTGTAACGTGCGTCTCTTCTGTGTCTGAATAAAGGATGGGGACTCCAACTCTCTGACCACTGATAACCTGGAGCGGCACGGTCAGCTGAGCCTTCACCCTGCACTGCCTGATGGGGGCGCCCTGCTCTCTGAGGCCAAGCTGCAGAGCATCATGAGCTTCCTGGATGAGATGGAGAAGTCTGAACAGGAACGACCTCGCTCCGTCACTTCAGGGTCGCACAGAGAGGTCAGCGTCTGGTACTAGTCTGATGATGTTCATCCTGTTGTGGATGGATTTCCTGAATCATTTGAAATGCCAAAAGGTGTAAAAAGCCCAGACGTCGTGTTGAATGCAGCCTGTGTGTTCTCAGGCTGTGTTGTCCGAGGAGGAGATGGTTGGAGTGGAGCAGGCGTCTGCCACAGCTGCTGAGGTCACTGGCTCCATGATGCGAATCAAGCTTgagctggaggagaagaagcGCACCGTCAACATGCTGCAGACCGCTCTGGTAGGTGTCATGAACAGGCATAACAGCGCAGTTTAAAGGGGACAATCATTTATTCAAACATGTTATTATGGTCCTAGACAGTCCAAACTCGGTAGCAGACTACTCTGGATATATTTCTTCCAAATTCTAGCGTAAATTAAAGCCTTCATTTtccaatatatatttttaatgtatttaaactaaacCGTTTGGTTATCCATATAGTAGTAGTACACTCTGTTTCTTCAAACAACATGCTTTCAATTTAATGTAGAGCCCCCGGGGTGATGAAACTCAAAGTTATGAACTAATCAAGTGCAAAGTCTGGAACTGCTCTTTAGAAAATGAATTGCGTAAGATGATTTAGATGAGATCACCAAGTGGGAGGATGTATGGGTACATCTTCTGTTTCACAATTGGGAAAACCATAATAGAATAAAGTTCCCCCTGCAATCCATTGTCCAGGGAGCAGCTCCTAATTTTATGCTTGATGACGTCACAAGTTTGAGTAACAAAACATCCAAGTGGGGCCAGCTACATTGTTTCCAAGTTGTTGCAGGGTGATGTTAAATAACACTGGCTgaaactggattttttttgttgatgaaaaGAACATGGTAATCCACAATCTGATTAGTTGATGTGTCCGCAGCTCAGCCTTGATTTGTTGTGTGTCGAACCCCCACTAGTGTGTGTAGCTTAATCTAACCGGCTTTCACTGAAATGACTTGTAGCCTGTTGCCGTGTTGTTCTGTGAACATAGCATTACTTCTCTGGTTTCTGGCTTTGAAGGACTCTGAGCTCATGTTCACACATATTGATTTCCCTAGGCCATGGAAATTACATTTGGGAATTTGTTAATTGAGGTGGTGTTCCCTGTTGATGTAGAGAAACATGTTAGGACCTAACATAGCTGCTGCAGATAAAAACTACTTTAACAGAACTCCGGTATGTTaatctccttcctctcctctcctcacattCAGGCCCAGCAGAGGGAGCTCACAGTGAGACACGTGAAGGAGACGGAGAAGGAGCTGAACAGAAGCTTCCAGCTCCAGAAGGAACAATATGAAGCCACCATCCAGAGACACCTGACCTTCATTGATCAGGTAGGAGTGCACACACAATCTGACCCCAGCTGCATCAAACTTTATTACACCTTTTATGTATTGTGGTCTtaagtatgtatttttttcagctGATTAATGACAAAAAGACATTGAGCGAGCGCTGCGAAGGAGTGGTGGGAGAACTGAAACAGGTGGACCAAAAGTACACCAAGAAGATAGCACAAATGCAGGAGCAACATGAGATGGTGAGAAGAGGTTTCAACAATGAAAATCTAGTGATCAAATGAATGGCATGTGCAGGGCAAGCTTTCTCTGCAAATATCTCCTGCCTTTCTGCTCTGTATCTTGTGTCATCATGTTGCTTTCTTGCTGTGCTGCTTTTGTTTAActgtcttttctctgtttttccctCGTTTTTTTTGCTGCGTTTCTCTGTCCTTGtctatatatctttttttcctgGCTTTTAGGTGTGGCAAATTCTGGGTCCCTTGTGCGAGGTAACTTTTTTCCTCTAACAGTCATCCTTGGCACGATCATCTGTCTCATTCTGTCACTCCTTTCCCCTTTCATTTGTCTGTCCCTCACACATTCTGGTGGACAGTCTGTCTGCATGTGAGTCATTCTTTTTTCATTGATGTTTAGATTTGGAtacaagttgttgttgttgcccaGAATTAGTTTTGACTCTCCTATTCCACTTATGACTGATGTGGTGTTTTTCAATTGGAATCAGCCTTGAATATATcactgtttgtctctgtgtaaAGCAGCTCCCTTccttaaataacacaaacaccCTTCTGCTAGTGTATCTGTGCCGCCTTACTGTGACACCAAACCACCACCTTAAATTCCCCCTCCTTCTATCACAGGAAATCAAGAAGCTAAAAGAGCTAATGAGCGCCACAGAGAAGATCCGCCGGGAGAAATGGATTGACGAGAAAACCAAGAAGATCAAAGAGATCACTGTTAAAGGTACTGCACAGCCTCGGCTCAGAGCGGAAATCTCAGATTAAACCATCAGGGTAGGGATACAGTAAGCAAACATGGGTAATTAAATGCTTGGTAATTCAACTTAACTTAGGGGATAACACCCTCTTCACAATCCTCTTCTGTGCAGGTGCCATGCAACCTTTAGCAGGACTGTGACATGACCTCAGATTCTTTTCAGGGCTCACATTAGCTCTAAGTGTCTTACCTTCCAGCGGCTGGTAGCTTAACATGCCAAGTACAACTAAGTATTGTATATTTATCTATTGTACTAGCTGTCAGTTGTTGCATTTTCCAACCTCATACATTtatagtttggatgttttgaagtggggttTGTATGAGATCATCCATAGTCAGTCTACACTAAGGTagttaaaacttttttttttaaacctaacaCTTTAGTAGAGTTCTTTCACTGTGTTACTTTGGTTAGTTAGTTAAACAGAAACAGACGAACCAAGGCTGCTTTACACCAGCAACCTTGGCAAGTCAGTTGTTTTTTGTAAGAGCAAAACATATACAGTTTAGCTATATCAGTTGAAGGATAAGCAGTAAagtgaaaatgttgaaaatagaGCATGTACTTCACCAGATATTGATATTTTTTCAGCCATCTCTGGTTGTATAAAATGGCTTTTGAAGCTGTACATTTCTTTGCTGGTACTCGTGTGTATTTCTCAAAGCTGGGGAGTAGGGAACATCTACTGTAGTCACATAAATACCttgtgttagggaatattttgcttaggtgtttaacctttgagctatttcatcattttttccttcctctgtctgtattacCATGGCATTGTTTTTCGGCCttggaggtgctgttatcttcattaagtaggggcagcctgggcttcgTGAGCCCTGTTGTTCCCATACTGGGTAcgagctcatgctgacctaagattggttTCATTGCTTTGGGAAAGCTgggcgccagtttatctggcacCAGTGCTCTTGTACGCATATTCTATTGACCTaaatgacagttttagttagacgTAGGGtcaatatttgtttagtctggggAACGGTGATTGTCCATTCGGAACTGGTTCAAACCTCGTATTGTTGTAAAGATCTTGAGAATTGTTCGGGCATCTGCTCTttcaactcgtggctgcagcaaatgtcttgtcaattctccggccgttaacttcataataaaccttcagcgTTTGCCATCAAAattccagctctcccgtgtctctctgactctcaactccattgctccagaagtttccatcacaccaTGTACAACACCCTTTCAAAAGATCCAAACGGTCCCTTTTAAGGGCAACATCAACAAACATGTACAGTTTTGATGCCTAAATGTATAATGTTCTTTCCCTATTTCATGCCTGGGAAGTGCTGAGTTAAGTCACAGACAGTTGTCAGCCAGTGCTGATGAAGTGTTTTTACAGTCACAAGGCTGAGAGCCCAGAATTGTTTGGTTACAGTGGTCTCAtcaaaaaaaagtgaatcatCCCAGTTTTTCCCCAAGCAAATGTTATCCAGTTTGCCGTGATCTTCATGCAGGCCCTGGCCTTCCACTGAACACAAACTATATTCTGTTCCTGCTCCTCCCTCAGGTCTGGAGCCAGAGATCCAGAAGCTGATTTCCAAGCACAAACAGGAGCTGAAGAAGCTGCGGACGCTCCATGAGGCGGAGCTGCTGCATTCAGATGATCGTGCCGCCCAGCGCTACGTCCGGCAGTGTGAGGATCTCCGCCAGCagctggagagggagaaggaggagcagTGTCAGCGGGAGAGGGAACTAGCCAAACAGAGGTAGGCATGACACATCACCAGTGCAGGCCTTTTTACTGTAACACATATCAGACACTACTATACTGGGTCTTTGTATGCCTCTGGGGACAGTTGTACAGTAGCTGTAGCACAATGTCTCcgtgtaattataataataataataataataaatgtagcCATACAAAAACAATTGACAATATTATTACATTGAGAACACcaataaatcaaaaaacaaaacatcaaaaccTCATACCCAGTCTTTTGAATTGGAagctaaaaaaaagaattaGGAAACCACTTCAGACAGGAAGCATCTTTAGTAAACATCTGACATGGCATTTCAGTatattaaaacaagataaatgAGTTAGTGTTTGCATGCTCTGCTTGTATGTAATACTTCTACATTGTTCCTTTCTATTTTAGCAGCCAGTGTACACATTCAGTatcagtgatgggcaagttactta carries:
- the cep131 gene encoding centrosomal protein of 131 kDa isoform X3, giving the protein MHTTRSPSSIPTGVSGDALDLSLSGSQLSMSKRPSSASPGKYFSRSVSVSVAGDSRGKRNTLSDVGFGSSRSIKNLRRSNSTTQVNQQANISLSQEQSEDYLALFDSSSDGRKKLASLSKASPDRTTWNILDDQPRTFPLPSSSRSTDGVVSPTGPKRREPGITLAATFTANNRSNKGAVGNSVTTILHNNYSEIPLTPKSSNQRPSFNNILKATANDEVLQDNSSLTKSQKNFSSTASTSNNNSPASAQGGSPITPRRREATEEEAERFIQQVNQAAVTIQRWYRINAKRRHTNQTALKRILASKRKEWEERTEEDSRLEQQQKRDEDRKRIREEKARLARLAAIQELQQKRAQRGTEVQHASEVEQESRRQAAVGGRKKPPRISLTNKSPASPSNNSPMSPIDVKAKNTDSNLNVVSDLELSFRAISPALSNHRDCQCSQDQEDRAQVDLEQQQQQNDRRLIRKEKARLARLAAAQANISEELQLRVAEAQHAAEVELESLRPTGVVGHKKTPRISLTYKSPASPSNNSPMSPIDVKAKNTDSNLNVVTEFGELSSFRAVSPSLSNCRGSQCSQEILQRSVSVEDQRQGALSSRAPSKTTLNELLDTLKLLEEEPQRLSEPKCYSKEKYAWIDEDGDSNSLTTDNLERHGQLSLHPALPDGGALLSEAKLQSIMSFLDEMEKSEQERPRSVTSGSHREAVLSEEEMVGVEQASATAAEVTGSMMRIKLELEEKKRTVNMLQTALAQQRELTVRHVKETEKELNRSFQLQKEQYEATIQRHLTFIDQLINDKKTLSERCEGVVGELKQVDQKYTKKIAQMQEQHEMEIKKLKELMSATEKIRREKWIDEKTKKIKEITVKGLEPEIQKLISKHKQELKKLRTLHEAELLHSDDRAAQRYVRQCEDLRQQLEREKEEQCQRERELAKQRYDKQLQEEELSLQQQRRRLYKEVSDEKERLAQLAARHRSELEELRRQLEENNSLAGRALREELDKTREEQERRHQLEMKALHERMDIEKQTWEENYKKKEEAWLLSRERELKDGLRRERDKEIELAIWTLEEETSKDKEECERAADNRVKRVREKYETELRELERSERAAMEKQQELRKHQMETEGELIRLQGALRQKEQETEDVTQTRDKLVEERRSLAEVIRQEFAERLVMTEEENRRMKVEVSEGRARLRLEVERVTREKEEELAEVHQRVKSAILKKEETVNHLRKQHEAALKRADHLEALWEQQRKQLLEK
- the cep131 gene encoding centrosomal protein of 131 kDa isoform X2 produces the protein MHTTRSPSSIPTGVSGDALDLSLSGSQLSMSKRPSSASPGKYFSRSVSVSVAGDSRGKRNTLSDVGFGSSRSIKNLRRSNSTTQVNQQANISLSQEQSEDYLALFDSSSDGRKKLASLSKASPDRTTWNILPRTFPLPSSSRSTDGVVSPTGPKRREPGITLAATFTANNRSNKGAVGNSVTTILHNNYSEIPLTPKSSNQRPSFNNILKATANDEVLQDNSSLTKSQKNFSSTASTSNNNSPASAQGGSPITPRRREATEEEAERFIQQVNQAAVTIQRWYRINAKRRHTNQTALKRILASKRKEWEERTEEDSRLEQQQKRDEDRKRIREEKARLARLAAIQELQQKRAQRGTEVQHASEVEQESRRQAAVGGRKKPPRISLTNKSPASPSNNSPMSPIDVKAKNTDSNLNVVSDLELSFRAISPALSNHRDCQCSQDQEDRAQVDLEQQQQQNDRRLIRKEKARLARLAAAQANISEELQLRVAEAQHAAEVELESLRPTGVVGHKKTPRISLTYKSPASPSNNSPMSPIDVKAKNTDSNLNVVTEFGELSSFRAVSPSLSNCRGSQCSQEILQRSVSVEDQRQGALSSRAPSKTTLNELLDTLKLLEEEPQRLSEPKCYSKEKYAWIDEDGDSNSLTTDNLERHGQLSLHPALPDGGALLSEAKLQSIMSFLDEMEKSEQERPRSVTSGSHREAVLSEEEMVGVEQASATAAEVTGSMMRIKLELEEKKRTVNMLQTALAQQRELTVRHVKETEKELNRSFQLQKEQYEATIQRHLTFIDQLINDKKTLSERCEGVVGELKQVDQKYTKKIAQMQEQHEMVWQILGPLCEEIKKLKELMSATEKIRREKWIDEKTKKIKEITVKGLEPEIQKLISKHKQELKKLRTLHEAELLHSDDRAAQRYVRQCEDLRQQLEREKEEQCQRERELAKQRYDKQLQEEELSLQQQRRRLYKEVSDEKERLAQLAARHRSELEELRRQLEENNSLAGRALREELDKTREEQERRHQLEMKALHERMDIEKQTWEENYKKKEEAWLLSRERELKDGLRRERDKEIELAIWTLEEETSKDKEECERAADNRVKRVREKYETELRELERSERAAMEKQQELRKHQMETEGELIRLQGALRQKEQETEDVTQTRDKLVEERRSLAEVIRQEFAERLVMTEEENRRMKVEVSEGRARLRLEVERVTREKEEELAEVHQRVKSAILKKEETVNHLRKQHEAALKRADHLEALWEQQRKQLLEK